A window of candidate division WOR-3 bacterium genomic DNA:
GCTTCCGGTGGTAAAGTGCGTATGGGTTCAATCACCAAACAAGGCTCAAAATGGTTACGCTGGATCCTGGTCGAATGCGCCTTACATGCGATTAAAAAATCAGATCACTATCATGCCTTATATACACGAGTGGCACAAAAACATGGAAACGGAACGGCCCGGGTTGCGATCGCCCGCAGTATGCTCCGGGCAATCTACGCAATGCTCAAATATAATCGAACTTATCAGGAAAAAAGACTCCGGCCAACGCCCTGGGGTCATAACCATCAAGGTTCCCAGATTTGATTGCGCAACCGGAGTCGTACAACATCCTGTAGCACGAGTACGCATAGGTGACTGACCTGTCTGCTGGAGCACAGGCAGACTCATGGTCCTAAAAGATTATATCAATAAATAACCCGGAGGTCAATATTGACAATTTCAATACAGCTATGCCGAATCAAATTGTTGATTTTTGGTTTTTTAAGGTTATTGGTGGGTTAAATTGTAAGATTTTGCAGGGGATAAACAAAAGGGTAGACGACTCCCTGATATTTTATATACTTATTTTATTTTAAGAGTTATTTGGGGGATAAACCCAGAGCTGAAGGCTTTATCAAGAAGTATCAAAGCGAATCTGGAATCGTTGGGTTCCAGCGGTTTCGATTTCGTGAGGCTCAAAAAGACTGGTTCTTAAATCTTCTAAGAGCCAATGGACAATATTTCGAATACTGCCCAGAAGCTTCTTGAACTCGACTGACAACAGACTGCCTTTTTCAATTAATTGATTGATGATGTGGGCAATCTGCATCAGTAAATAAAAGTTCTTCATAGCCACCAAATTGTGGCAATAGGTGTGCTCTAGGTTATATCCCCCATTCTTTTGTATATTAAATCCTTCGTTTTCAGTTTTCCATCGTAAACGACCTCCTTGATTGACTAAACAAAAGATATTATCTTGACTGACACTCATATTGGTTAACCAAAGATATCGTGTCTTTTTAAGCGTTTTTTTATTGATCGCCAGACATTCCAAGACATTAATGTAATGTCGATCTCTAAACTTATAATTAAGATCCAAAACCCAATGACAAAGCTGATGTTCTCCCTTATAATCAAATTCTTTTGTTTGATCCAACGAACGTTTTTTCAATGATTGATATTCTTGATAGGTCTCGGGTAAAGAACCACGCTTAAAGGTAATCAAACATCGCCAATTATACTGTTCACACAAATCTAAAACCCGTTCATTGGCATACAAAGCATCCAGTAACAGACAAATGCGCAGTTGCGGATAGTTCTTAGCTAATCGTTTCACTAATCGATAAAATGCCTTTAATTCACAATCCTGCCGCCGGGCACCCGGTTGATTCTCAATAAACTCGGTCTCGACACTCAGGGCAAAACCATTAGCCGTTACTAATTTGGCGTCTAATACTTGATGATAATAAATAACTTTGCCCCGCTGTTTCTTGGTTAAACAATACCGACAATGCCGCCGCTTAAAGACTAAATGACCCGTCCCATCAACCGCAATTAAATAATAACCCTCCAGGCGATACTTGGCTAAACACTTACGCCGTAATAACTGATTAATCAGCCAATAACGTACTTGCCTTAAGACCGTTTCGGCAGAACGCATCCAAAAATAAGCTAAGGTATCATTACTTAACATCCTGACCAGCTTCTGTTCGGTAAAAACGGCAAGATTCTTAAGAAACTTCTCGGTATTAAAAGCATAATCAATCTGCCGACGGGATCCCAACTTCAATAAGAATAAAAAAACACCCACCCAAAATTGGGTGGGTAAAGAATAAGTAATCGCATTCTTGCGCCGGGGTTCGGGTAAAGTCCTTAAAAAACTCAGTAAACCAGGAAAAAAATGATGCACGGTTTTATACAAAATCAACTTCATCGCGCCCGCCGCCCAAGATACCGCTTCACACTACTTTTCGTCATCCCCTTTTCTAATTGATTAACTAACGCGATCATCTTTTGATGAATCTTAACCAAGCGGGCACGGGCTTTACGAAAACGTATGTAATTTCCGGTTAATCGCTGATAATCAGCAACTTCAGATGGATGTAAGATTTTTAGACGAGTTTTACCACCCTCGGTCCAATACAACCGCCAGGCAGCATGTAAAGCGCCTTCTCGAACACATTTACAATTAGGTTTGCCACAACGGCTCAAGGTCTGATACACCCCACCCTTGATTAATACCTTATGTGCCAACAAAATACTTAATAACTTTTCCTGCTCCTTAACACACTGACGTAACTTCTGCCGACATTGACTCAAAGTCATAGTTACCTCCTTCTTGATAAGATTATATATATAATATCCAGATTGTCAAGGGAAATGTTAAGTGAGAAAAATTTTCATTCGGCAAAGCTGATTTCAATAGGAGGTTCCCCATAACTCCCTTGACGAACTGAAATTATTTGATAAAATAATAAAGAAGAGGAGGTAAATAATGAAGAAATGTTTCTTACTAACTCTGTTACTGATGTCGTTTGTTCTCGGCTCTAATTTGGGAAAGATTAAGGGCAAAGTCGTCGACGACACAGGCGAACCTTTGATCGGTGTAAATATAATTGTCGAGGGGACAGAATTGGGTGCATCTACTGATGAAGAAGGTGAATATCTGATTCCGTTTGTTCCCGCTGGGATGCATTCAGTGACGGCGTCATATATCGGTTATAATTCCGTCACCAAGAAAGATGTCCTTGTATATACTACCCAGACCTCGGTCGTGAACTTTCAGCTGGCACCGACTGTAATTACGATGGAGACAATCGTCATCAGCGCGGAACGGGATATGGTGATAAAAACCCAGACCCAGACCGAGCGAACCGTCACGGCGAAGGATATCGATATGTTGCCGATCAGCGACATAAACCAGATCATCACACTTCAGGCAGGGGTATCCACAAGTGACCGCGGTACCCATATTCGAGGAGGAAGGGCGACCGAGATTGCTTATTTCGTCGATGGAATATTGACCAAGGCACCCCATTATGGACAGCAGTCGGTCAGGATAAACAAACAGGCTGTCGAGGAGGTGGCGATAACGACCGGTGGTTTTGATGCGGAATATGGTGAAGCGCTGTCCGGTGTGATCAACGTCGTAACCCGTGAGGGCTCGGAGAAATTCGGCGGTCTGTTTCGTTATACCACCGACGAAGTCTTTACGACTGACAAACTGAATTTCGGCTACAATTTTTATGAAATGAGCATGGGCGGCGGACTTCTTGCCAAATCGCGTCTGCGATATTTTCTTTCCGGAGAGGCGATGCTTACGGATGCCTATGAGGCGGCAAAATATAAAGTGCCGTCGGAAAGGACTGATTATAAAGTGCAGGGCAAGCTCTCTTACCGCCTGCCCGGAGCAAGGGGCAAGATAACCTTCACAAATTTTTATTCACGTGAACAGTTTATGCATTATCAGGACATCTGGGGTGACCTCAGTTTCATCTATCATCTGGACCATAATTACGGAGTGCTGCGCAAGAATTATCTGTCGACTGTAACCCTCAACTATATGCCTACCAAAAACACGATGCTGGAAGCGAAATTCGGATACACCAAATATACCCGTTTTCGTGCCGTGCGCGACCTTGAGGCGGAAGTCGCGGCGGATCGACAGTGGTATGAAGATTATATTTTCAAGGCGAATCATTTCCCTGATATAATCCCGACTCTGGAGGAAGATACTTTAAAGAAGAACTATCTTGTGGATTCCATGATGAATTACTACGAAGAGATGAGCAGACGAAATGCAGCCAGTTTGAGGAACAATCCTTATGGTGCAACCGGTTTCTTCTACACGGTCGGAGATCAACGTCTCTGGAGATTTGAATACAACCACGATTATCAAGGAGTCTTTTCGTTTACGAGTTCAATGGGGAAAGTACACGAAGTAAAAACGGGAGTTAATATCATAAAACAGTATGTCGGCTGGTACGACAACAATCTGCCCTGGGCGAGTCTTCCTTTCTGGGATATTTATGAAAAGGATCCATTAAAACTCGCCGCATACGTACAGGATCGTATGGATTTTGAAGGAATAATCGCCCGCGTGGGCATACGTTTTGATTACTTCGACTCCAAGGCAAGCGGTCTGCGGAACCCCTCAGACATAACCGATTCCACCCTGGTGCAATACCCTCCGAAATGGCGCCTCTCCCCTCGTCTCGGTTTCTCGATGCCGATCACGGAAAGATCCAAGTTGAGATTCAACTACGGCCACTTTTTCCAGACCCCGACCGCTCATAATCTTTATCGTTCAACCGAGCCAATGGTTGTCTGGCTTCTTCTCCATCGATTCAACTCGGTTCTGGGTAACCCGGATCTCACAGTGGAAAAGACGATTGCTTATGAAATCGGTTATGAAAACCAGATATCAGACATCTTCGCCTTCGGGTTTATCGCTTATTACAAAGACATCTACGATTTAATCCAGACGAGGAAGGTAATCACTCTTCCCTATCCTTATTATCAGGTCACCAATGTCGATTACGGCAACGTCAAGGGGATCGAGTTTACTTTAAAAAAGAGGTTGTATAATTACTGGAGCTTTGATCTATCGTACACCCTTCAATTCGCCAAAGGAACCGCCTCAGACGCCTGGCAGCATTATTACGACATATACAACAGTAACCAGGGACAGGATCCGATCACCGGAGAATATCGTCTGCCGAGAATCGATTACTGGCTTGATTTTGACGAACGCCACATCGTAAATTCAAATGTCGGTTTTGCTTTTCCTGAGGACTTCTCTTTTATCCCGCTTAAAAACGTCTTTACCGATTTTATTATCTCTTATCACTCGGGATTTCCCTACACTCCCCAGGACTTAAAAGGAAAGGCCCTCGGTGACCAGAATTCCGCCCGGCTGCCCGGGTATATAAATGTCGATGCCAACATAACCAAAGAGATCTCTTTGTTCGGGCTTAAGTTTTCTATCTTCGGACTGTTCTATAATCTATTCAATACCGAACAGATTATCTCGGTCTACAGTGCTACGGGAAAACCCGATGACGACGGCGGTGAGGTAAGTATTCAAATCCAGGACTTTTCCTCCATTTCTATGACGAGTGCTTATTATACTCCCCAGGCAGACTACAATCATGACGGGCTGAATACTCCTGAAGAGCTCTATTCAGAATATATTGCGGCACGCCGTGTTTATTACAATAACCCATTTCACTGGAAACCCGGATTCCGTGCGCGTGTAGGTATTGGGCTGAAGTTTTAAAACAAAAACCCGGCAGCGACCTACTCTCCCATGCCGTCACCAGCACAGTACCATCGGCCCTGATGGGCTTAACTTCTCTGTTCGGAATGGGAAGAGGTGTTTCCCCATCGGTATAGCCACCGGGAATTCTGTTGAGTCATTAAACCGTTCAAAATCGACTTTTGAATGGCTCAATGATCAAATCTTATTAAAAGTTGGCGGAAGGAAATCCAAGTCGCTCGACTGATTAGTACCACTCGGCTCAATGCATTACTGCACTTACACCTGTGGCCTATCAAACCTGTCATCTCCAGGTTGTCTTGTGGCCCAGCACTTCCGAAAAAGTGCCGGGACGGGAGACCTTATCTTAGGGGGGGCTTCCCACTTAGATGCTTTCAGCGGTTATCCCTTCCGGACATAGCTACCGAGCGCTGCTGCTGGCGCAACAACTCGTAAACCAGAGGTCCGTCCATCCTGGTCCTCTCGTACTAAGGACAGCTCCCTTCAAGTCTCCTACGCCCGTGATGGATAGAGTCCGAACTGTCTCACGACGTTCTGAACCCAGCTCACGTACCGCTTTAATGGGCGAACAGACCAACCCTTGGGACCTTGTCCAGCCCCAGGATGCGATGAGCCGACATCGAGGTGCCAAACCGGGCCGTCGATATGAACTCTCGAGCCCGATCAGCCTGTTATCCCCGGAGTACCTTTTATCCGTTGAGTGATGGCCCTTCCACACGGAACCACCAGATCACTAGGCCCGCGTTTCCGCTCTGCTCGGCCCGTCGGCCTCACAGTCAGGCTCCCTTGTGCCCTTGCACTCACTGTCCGATTACCGACCGGACTGAGGGAACCTTTGGGCTCCTCCGTTACATTTTAGGAGGAGACCGCCCCAGTCAAACTGCCCACCTGCCACTGTCTCCGCCGCTCCACACGGCAGATTAGAACCTCTGATAAAGCAAGGGTGGTATTTCACTGACGGCTCCATCCCGGCTGGCGCCGGGATCTCAACGCCTCCCACCTATGCTACACATGCTTTACAAAAATCCAATAGCAAGCTGCAGTAAAGGTTCACGGGGTCTTTTTGTCCTATCACGGGTAGGCGGCATCTTCACCGCCACTTCAATTTCGCCGGGTCCCTCGTTGAGACAGCGCTCTAGTCGTTACACCATTCGTGCAGGACGGAACTTACCCGCCAAGGAATTTCGCTCACA
This region includes:
- a CDS encoding TonB-dependent receptor, which gives rise to MKKCFLLTLLLMSFVLGSNLGKIKGKVVDDTGEPLIGVNIIVEGTELGASTDEEGEYLIPFVPAGMHSVTASYIGYNSVTKKDVLVYTTQTSVVNFQLAPTVITMETIVISAERDMVIKTQTQTERTVTAKDIDMLPISDINQIITLQAGVSTSDRGTHIRGGRATEIAYFVDGILTKAPHYGQQSVRINKQAVEEVAITTGGFDAEYGEALSGVINVVTREGSEKFGGLFRYTTDEVFTTDKLNFGYNFYEMSMGGGLLAKSRLRYFLSGEAMLTDAYEAAKYKVPSERTDYKVQGKLSYRLPGARGKITFTNFYSREQFMHYQDIWGDLSFIYHLDHNYGVLRKNYLSTVTLNYMPTKNTMLEAKFGYTKYTRFRAVRDLEAEVAADRQWYEDYIFKANHFPDIIPTLEEDTLKKNYLVDSMMNYYEEMSRRNAASLRNNPYGATGFFYTVGDQRLWRFEYNHDYQGVFSFTSSMGKVHEVKTGVNIIKQYVGWYDNNLPWASLPFWDIYEKDPLKLAAYVQDRMDFEGIIARVGIRFDYFDSKASGLRNPSDITDSTLVQYPPKWRLSPRLGFSMPITERSKLRFNYGHFFQTPTAHNLYRSTEPMVVWLLLHRFNSVLGNPDLTVEKTIAYEIGYENQISDIFAFGFIAYYKDIYDLIQTRKVITLPYPYYQVTNVDYGNVKGIEFTLKKRLYNYWSFDLSYTLQFAKGTASDAWQHYYDIYNSNQGQDPITGEYRLPRIDYWLDFDERHIVNSNVGFAFPEDFSFIPLKNVFTDFIISYHSGFPYTPQDLKGKALGDQNSARLPGYINVDANITKEISLFGLKFSIFGLFYNLFNTEQIISVYSATGKPDDDGGEVSIQIQDFSSISMTSAYYTPQADYNHDGLNTPEELYSEYIAARRVYYNNPFHWKPGFRARVGIGLKF